The DNA segment CTGCCATAATAAACTTCGCAATGAGGCTTGCGAGGCCTCAAGAATGTTCCACTAGACTCAAAGACCGGCTTGTCTGCCGAGCCTGGAGCAGCAGATGAGATCCGATGTAAGAAAAATGCTTATGAAATAGTATAATATTGCTCTTTTATCTCTGTCCACTATCTACAGTGGGTTGTCgatcgtcatcttcatcatcatcatcatgaaactAATACCTCCTCCTAATGGAGGATCTCAAGGTACACGCAACAAACGACACACCTCTTGtatgcaaataaattaattacactCATACACATCTGTCCAATCGTCCAAAGTATATCACACATATCGAAAGGTTAGTAACAAAAAAGTCTTATAGTCGTCGCTGAAACATGCAATGGCAACAGGTAAGTTTTTCCAGACAAGAGAATAGAACGTGGTCCTTGAAGTTGCCTTGTTCTGGacaataagaaagattgttATTAATTAACAACGACCTCAAGAGGTTAACTTCAAACGACTCAGCAATCAGTTGAGGTCACCTGGTTAGCTACCTGCCGGCTTTTCTCATATCCGCTCCCTCGCAGGAAAGGTGAGGGAACTTGAGTCCCTGTTTGAGATTACTCATCTGTCTCAGAGTTCACAAAgttgaaatgtgtttttaatattcCTGTGTCGAAATACGGGATTGTTTTAATGGGATGAGCACGAATGAGCGTTCCTAAGCACGGTCAAGCCGGATACAATATCAGCAACCAGCAGCTTGCCAAACACCCAAGACCATAAATTATTCAAGAATTCCGACAGGTTCAGGTTGGGCTCCTGAAACTGGCGAGCAGGTGCGCAGACTCGTGCAACAGCAggacaagagaaacaaaataaaacaaagaaaattctcGGCATTGTCTGTCAAAACATACTTTACAGTCTTTGCATGATATTTGCATAATCTTCATTGTGTTAAGTCTCGGTAgacatttttctctcatcttAGGTTGCCGTCAATTCCATGCACCGCATTGACCAAACTTTTCACTAAGTTACGAGTTGCTAATCATGGAAACCACCTTATAAATATATcatgtaatattaaaaataatctttactcCCTCATGTTTCCGGATGTTTTGGGGCAGACACACCTATACTTGTTGACAGATGTCAATGAATGCATCGTAATTGTGTGTTACAAAGAAAATGGCGCATGCGCAATCCTGGTCTAGAGACTTTGTGTCTTCACACTCGACTAAGTCTCTTGTTAAAAACTTATCATGTTGATGATTTGCATGACAACATAATCGCTTGTTACTCCGCTTTCAGTCGCATCTCCATCACTGCTGCTCAGCTCCTGCTTCCAATGTCGGCAGTTGATGATGGTCGACTGACTTTGATGTTCTTATCTACGACTTTAGTCTTGCTTTATCAGCCACCAACTCTGGGCAAAACCTCTTTTTTCACAtcaataaaaatagtttctttctGGTCTTCTTCTTCAGTGCACTGACTGATGTCCAGCAGGATGGGTTCTTGCTTCGTTTGTGACCTCATAATTTATTTCCCTCACTCTATCGCCctacttttctcttctttgcaTCTATCTTCATCGCTGAAGCTGAATTTTCAATCGCTCTtatcttttaaagttttatctGTGAATTTTGAATAATATATGTGTCGAAAGTAGCATTGCAAAAATGCAGAAGTTGTttggaagcattttttttctcctgtcttAGCTTCAAAACTCCGGAAATCTTTTGAGAACCCTCCCCCGTCTCCCCGAACCTTTAGCGTGTCACGTGTGGAGAGCAGAGGATGAAAATACTCACTTGGGAGGAAGCTGCTCCGTCTGCATCGTATGAGAGCCTCATGGGTAGAGTTTATGTTGACCTCCGTGGGTTTATACAGGACGGCTTTGCCGTACAGACCTAGAGAACGCCCTCGACTTTTATACAAACAGTCCTCCCCAAGTGGTAGTGACAGGTGTTTTGTGACGTCACCTAACGGCTTCAAGATGGCACCCTTGGGCAGGGGACGGATTGTCTTCTCTTGATAGACAGAGGAGCAGGAAGTGGACATGAAGAAGCTTCATAACAATTATGTCAGtggaaagtttctttttcttgaaaatttatTGACATTAAGCTTccgcagttttatttttcattgagcTGTTTCTAAGATGTTCTTGTAGGACGAAACAGACTAGACTTCTTAGGTGgataacaaaaaaatagttGAAACGAAGATTGTTTTATacactaccttttttttttttttgatgtgtGCTTCTTACTGCCCCTAAACTACAGTCAaacacagtctgtgtgtgtgtaagtgtgtgtgagatacAGAGAAAGATATAAGCAAGACCATTATTGTGACACAAAAGTGAAGCTCTAGCAGGCTGGGCTGTTAGCTTCAgagaattaaatattttcaatatatcTTCATCTCTCTTAATTAGTAAACTTGTTTACCATCTGGGAAATAGTTTACACCCCAtggttttatttcattaaaagtaGCAGTTATTTACCTGCCGCATCTTGCGTGAACTCTTGAGCCACACCTGTTGTGCACCATTGGGATGCACATCTGCTTTTGATTGAAGCTGCGGTGGCTACACTTGACATTATCAGTGATTGCCTTTAGCGTTTAATGAGCAAAATTGCCTGTGAAAGGCTACTTACTACAAACGACTCTTGGACAAAGATATATTCATTACAACTAACGAGATGAAATGCCTAATGAAAGTGGCTTCCAACATCAAAAGGCGAATCTTGTCGAaagctgtttgtttacttcaaagaTCATGTTAAATTGTGAAGGATGGAAGTTACCATCACAGCTGGAGATGTGCAAAGAGGTCGAGGAGGAAAGCTAGCAACCTCCTTAGAGATTGCATGCTTACTGGTAAATGCTACACACTTTTTGTGACACTTTGGAGTTGTAAATTGACAGGAAAAGATGTTGCCAGTAGCCTCAGGCCTCTGTCTATCTGGCTGTGGCTTCAGCTTATTCTCTCTCCCCAGTATTAATTTCGAATGGAATTTTATCCCGCAGAGATTATTTTGCTAGATGGCTAAAGAGAATTTATTCAATAAACTTATCGGctcttgattatttatttttcgaaACTCGGCGATTACACCATGGAGGATAATATCCGGGTCAGCGTGGGTTCACTTTCCATCCTGTGTGAACTGTCTTCGTCCTCTTTGGTTTTTTGGTGCTTAGAAGGGATGCACACGTGGTCAAAGTTGATAGATGGTTTCTTGAAGTTTTAGGTTTTGGAATATTTTACTTGGTTACTTTAATGTTTAATACAAGACCTCATTAAAGCGTAATACATACacgacattttaaatttaaaatcgGTTTAGATGTtaataatcaaaataacaacaaatattgtCTGTTTTTTACTTTCAGCACCTTCCGGATTCCGGATTCAACTGGACTTCAGAGACCAGTTTACTTCTGGAGAAGTCTGAGAACTGCAAATACGATTTCCTAGAAGTCCGCGATGGTCCATTTGCATATTCTCCATTGCTTGGTCGATTCTGTGGCCATAAATTTCCACCTTTGATCGAGTCGACCAATCGATTTCTTTGGATGAGATTTAAAACTGACGACCTTTTAACCTATGAAGGCTTCAAAGCGATCTACTCTTACCATAAAGATCACAGTAAGtgattatattttacattatatgcaaaataaataagtgatCGTGTATAACAGTCTGCTatgaaaaacttatttattcGTCCACCTCAAAGTGCATTTCAATCTTACAAGTAAAGTTTGCTCATCCCGTGATCCTGTACAAATGTAAGCTTTTGTAGGCTCAGGGCTTTTGTTTTCAGGACTAGTAGAGATGTATATTTTTCACACTATAAGGTAATGCAGGACACTTTCCCCCAAATCTGGGTGTATATCCCTTTTTGTTCTCtagatacaaattttaaaaagtcagaatTAGCCATACCTACCTTTACAATCATTAGCTAAgaacatatgttaattagatatTGTGGAAGTATTTAGTGGCAAATGAATGGTTAGTTGACATTGCCCATCAGAATACAGTAAGTCCTAGCAAAGTCAATGGCTGAGTGACGTTTTGTGCATTGCAGCGCAGAATGACGGCACGGCTCTTGCCAAAGGTACGTAACACCAGGCTAGTATGTCACCTCGTCTCACCACCTGGCTGGCTGCTTGTTTGTGGAATGTTTGGACTGTCATTGTCTGTTGTTGCTTTGCTCGGTGGCCATTAAGTCTTTTTGTCAGGTAAGAGACTGAGAGACAGGCTTGATGTCCAGCTGCTTAATTCCTTTGTcgcttattttcttcttttttttccacactcACTACTGTCGTGTACAATTTTGGGAAGGAGTGTGTGAGGTAGATTACCTTTTCATAATAGGTGTGTTTACTACAATAAGCAGAGGTCATCATTCATGTCTGTTTTAACAGTGGGCTCTACGGTATGCAGAATACCAATAAAACTAGGCTCTAGCTACCTGGACGGTGAGTTGACCTCACAGGAAGTGCCCTTTGGTGACGTGTCTGACCCTAGTTATCCCAAACACAGGCCGGTGGACTGCACCTGGGAGATATATACAGACCAGGGCAATTCAGTgagcttttcttttgttatacACTATGCtaaattgttattaattttcttccttctcccatcatcatcatcatggtcatcgtcgttgtcgtcaaaTCAAAGCAAGCACTACCTCtaccataaaaacaaattgtgtaaagaagagaaatatatgtataaagttATTTGCTTTTTGAAGTAGTTAAAGAGAGTGTAATATGTGAACTGAGATACATCAGTAGCTTAGAACAGTTTAAACAAGTAGAAAGGCAAAGACATCGTTTGCTGAGCAGATCAACATCCGGGCCCTGGCCATGAGGCGAGCCACCACCGCACCATGTGACAACAGCTACGTGGAGGTGTACAAGGGCACCACCCTGGAGCGAGACCGCGCCACCTCCCTGTGTGAGGACAAGATCGGAAGCCCCATGTCCATCACCTCGGACCGCAATCGTGTCTTTGTTCGTGTTTATGGCAACAGCCTCCAGGAGAAGCCGGACCTCAAGATGGTGTACTCGCTGGTGAAGACAGGTATGGAAGTCAACTGAGGAGTTTTACTTTTCACTAATTGTGGGCAAGTTGTTCGTCGTGCTTCTGGTTGTGAAGTTACTCATCATCTTGTGTTTTTCCCCATTTCGTCTTTCACAgtcttcattttgtttccataaatatattttttcatcttattgttAGCGCTAGCTTTTTCAACTCATTCTTTTCTGCTATCTCATTTTCTAACTTGTCTGAAAGTTGTTTCTTTACAAACTTCTGTAGTTGTCTCATTTTCTAATTGTTCTTCCCTCTCTTCACTCCTCCTCCttattctttcctctttctaccttctttctctttatcttgcCATCCAGAAGCAGATGtagctttttcattttttctaatACTGTCCTGTGCCCACTCTCTGCCTTGTACATACAGGCTCCTGTACGAGTGGCTACACGTCCTGTGGCGACTTTTGCCTCCCCAACAGCCTGCGGTGCAACGGTCTGCAGAACTGTCCAGATGGTCGAGACGAGGTCAACTGCCCCAGAGGTAGCCCCAAGACTCACTCTGGAAGCAAGGCACGCCCAGCCATCGACTATGACATGTTCACGAGACATACAACCAGCCAGGGGCTCACCCACTGCTGCCAGCAGCCCGGGAGATGAAAACAGAGATGATGCCGCCAAAGGTGCAAATTAATTCGATGTTGTCCTTGCTTCCTGTGTGTAGAGTAGTTTCCCTTGATTCTCTTTTCTAAACAGTTTCTCTTTGAACGTATTGATGTGAGAGATGCTTCACACATTTGTAAAAAGGCATCAGGAACTATAAATAATCAGTTGCCCTCAatagaaatgataaaatgataTGATAGGCTGGGACAAGgaatagacagagagagacagagacaacgaAGCAAATTAATGCACACTTATAATAAAAGTATGTCTAAAtgaattacagaaaaaaatgattaatcAGTAAATCAATGTCTATGAGTTAGTCAATTTCTTTACAAACCTATGAATTATGCCCACAGAAAGCTGTTAGGCCCTAGCTGGATGCCAAACTCATAGCAGTTAGCTTATTTACAGTTCATCTGACTGCTAGGCATTGACCACCGGCGTACGGTGCACCCCGGGTATCCGTGCAACAGGTACACACTGACTTACTGCTGTTGCAGGTGGAGGGAGCGAGGCAAAGATTCCCCTGCATACCATCATCCTAGGTGTCATCGGGGCGTGCTGCTCACTGCCATTATCTTCGGGCTGTGCATCATGTGCAGGTTCCGCCGGCGGGAGGCCAGcaagaagaaggaagagcagAGGCAAAAAGAAGCCAATCAGCGATACGCCGCCGGCCTGTCGGCTGTTCCACCCAGCGCTCCGACCACCCACCCGCTGACGCGAACTAACACTAACGAGGCAGGCAGAGAGGATGTCAGGGCAGGGGGCAAGGGTCAAGGACAGGCGCCGGGTCGGTATCGATCTTTTGCCCACGTGACACCCACCCCAAAAGACAGTCCCAACCGCTACAGCCTGACTGGATCCAACCCGCAGATACTGGACGTGGAACCCGGCGAGCAGACGAACGAATCCGGCCAGTTCCGCCGCTATATCACCATGGAGATGACTCCAGACGACCTGGACGAATCTTCCCCGTGTCCGTCCATCTACTCTCAAGGCAATGTCATCGGCATGACCCACATACCTTCCCCAACCACCTCCATCCCCCATTCGCCAGTGGAGGGCGGGTACGTACCCGGCGTTAAGTACAGCACTGCCGGAGGCCAGTGGTCTCGGGTGGTACTGGAAGACCCGACTCTCGTATACCCGTACACATCCAGCCTTACCCGCCCAACCCCGTTCCTAGGCCTGTCCAAACCCTTCCAGCAGACGGCAGAGTCGAAATATCTGAAATCAATGCAAGCTCTGAAGTCAATGGACGAGGAGATCATGCGAGAGAATCCAGCAACATAGGTGTCAGCTCCAGGACAACGATGAAATCCAGAACAAAAGAATGCCCGCGATGTTCTTCTGTACTGATTTCACAGGAACATCGGTACTCCATCATGTCTGAGTGTCTGAAGGTCTTCAAACACAGAGAGACTATTGACAGGCGAGTGGACATCGTGGGTGAGACACAGACCCGTCCTGTGGGGATCTTGGTTAGAAACATTCGCCACTAAAGCAAAGGTCACCAACGAAATTCCTCTTAGAAGTGCAAACTAATCATTTGAACTTTTGCTGTGCTGGAGAATAATGACTATTTAAACAACTTTACTAAGACATTTTGGACACTTTCACCACGATAACATTCTTTTGCGATTAGCCAGAAAACTTTGGGAGGGGGATTATGCTCCCTTGAATCTTTATGAGAGTTTAGGCCcttgtttttatatttgcacTCGTCGGGAATGCCATAAACCTACTTTTTTTCGTCAAGGTAGAATTCCGAATCTTCCAGGTGTTAAAAGGAATgttcaaaacattcttttccTGGGTGTTTCATTGAAACCAATCTTTTAAGAGACGAAAACACGGGTCCATAACTCAACTGCTGGTATTTTTTCCATCCAAAGGGCGATATTGTTTCCTAAGGGCAGCAGCTTTCTTTTACTAGACAATCTGTAGTATACCCTCATGTCATTATTTACGCCACAGCACGCGCTTCATGGCACGAGGGAGGTTGTGACAATGGAGAGGTTTGCCCGTgtagaacaagcaaacaatgtAGTGTGCCTTGCACATATCAAAAAACCACTCTTACCTGGATAGGTGAAtccaaactgataaaaaaaaaatattgttgttgaCGCTTCGAGATATACGATGTGTAAAGCAAAGCTCGACTGCGAGAAGTATACAGGTTTTTCTAATATGGCCAAAAAGGTCAACAGGGTTTGAAGGTATTTTAGATTACTCGAAAAaatctggacaaaaaaaaacacattctaACGACTGAAAGAACAAGTCAACGTTTGTAAAGAAGACAAGATGGATAAGGAAAACCTCGAAACAGTGTAGTTAAAAGAGACAGCGATGACCAAATAAATAAGGTCAAAGCATGCTGCAAACACAATTTTTCAGATTCAAAAAAGTTCAGGTAACACAAATCTGTCATGATACTGAGTGTGAAAAAAACACCAAAGGAGAACCCTTTGAAAAGAGTTCTGGAGTGTATAAGGACGCTAACTATGAAGAGGAAACTTTTGATAGCGGGACACTTTCAAGTTTTATGCTTTcaaatttcttgtaaaaataaaaactctaaACTAAACTTACTAATTTCTCcgtttttttctcaaagtataACTTCAAAAAGTGTCTTCTTTCATTAAGATTTTGTTTGCGAAGATAATGTGAATTTAGCAGTCTGGAGGACAAGAGCTCGACACTCTTACAGGAGATGAAGCACCATAAAGACTACATGTCCTGAAGTTTGTGGAATGATGGCGACTGGACATtcagtgggtgggtgagaggaTGGTGTTGACCTTTATGAACTACTTTATTAAATTGAGACTTTCAATAAGAAACAACGAATCATCATCCTGGCATTTATCATCACCGTCAATGTGCTAGTCTACAAACTTCATTTCCAGAAATtttgtctcttgtttttctgttccatGAGTGTCAAAGTGTTGGTCATGTCCTTTTCTGATGGGCTGCTGTAAATTTATAACAGCATGTCAAAATGAAGGTAAAGTGAAAAATAGTATTTGTCACCAAAAGTGTCTTCACTGGGTCTCATATCTGTTATACACATGGTTACCACCCCACTCTGGACTCTGTTAATACAGACACGATAAAATTGTaacatttaagttttttttcttatttttgctgCATAGCTGGCAGGATGGTTAAGTTAGCAagaagcatgtgtgtgtgggtgttcaTTTCTTCTGGTGATCAgtattcttgttttaaaaatcctttgCTATTCTCTTCTATCGCTTGTCATGATGGAGAGAACTTTCAGTTATACGTCTGCTACATATACATTGTTATTATCGTCTCATTCTAGAGAGACGAGTTGTATGGTGCTGAATGGAAAGTTACTTTAGTAGGCTGAAGACAaatacagtaaatttattttgataatgtGTTTATACGgagttttgtacttttgtatgtgtgtcagtgtggtgaggaagtgtgtgtgggtgaggtcAGTCTCAGATGTCATGGACAATGAGTTCTCTCGATGGATGATGTCTATTGGGCCTGACCTCTTAGCtgacatttatgttttatacATTCACTTTAGGTGAGTTTGAGGAGTCGATTTAACATGATGTATTTAGCTGATGTACTGAGGAGTTTAATTTGatgatattttgatatttcaatGTCTTACTTTCAgcaattaaaatgtaatatgcATGAAGGCTTATACAGAGACAGTTCTCTCTCCACATTGGATGATTTTTGTCAGGTTGATAAGATGTGTTTGTTTAGTTGTGTCTGTGAAATTCAGGGACTGACTTCGTGTGactcatttttgtattttactttgtagAAAATTACTTGAGTTTTACATTTTGAATGTTCGAAATATCTGTAACTTTTTGAAACAAAGTTAAATTCCCATTTTCAGTCATTTGAGCTCTGTGTGTCTAGGAATGATTGGCTATTAACAACAGCTGCGTTTAGTACCTGGGTGGATTAATAACACAGATATTACTTGTTATCTTGCAAATTTATGGCAATCCTCGCCAACAACCAaccttttaaaacttttgtattCTAATTTATTGAAAAAGTACAGTAGCATTTCACGCTTCTTCCTAGTAACCTTTCATCGAATGATTTTACAACAgattttttaacaacttttcaAATGTCAGATATTTTATGGACTGCAAAATCCAGTTTTATAAATTATGAAGGACGCTGCATTGTGtacaaaacttatttttaaaggtttcatagtgaattttattttgttatggtCGCTAGTAatgcatacatgtatttctCTTATTGTGCTTGTTGTATCCACTGATTCTGCTTCACCCGCCAGAGGCTGGGGAGGGTCTGGGGTTTGTGCTATTTGTGATGACCTGGAGTGCTGGAAGCTGCTAGAACCATAGTCCTGCTCTCACTGCCATCTTGAGTACTGCCAGCTGTTTACTGTCCCTTTGCTTGCCTCCTGACACcaaataaagagaaaggaaaaatccTCTTggttcttttgtctgttttgcttCCCCATCCGTTCCTTCCCTTgagtcattttgtttttaagtcttAGTATCAGGAAATGAACTTCTcagacattttattgtttgtttctgagACAGATTGGAGTTTTAATTGCTTGTTTTCTGGTTAGCTAAATGTTAATTAAGATTTACAACTGCATGAATCATAGTCAGTTCAGCCAGTGCTTGAGTAAATTACGATGAAGTTTAATAATTGATGAACGGGGAGGACCGCCGGTAAAGTTTATTACAGAATGATGAACACATCGGTTAATGTGATCCCCAACACTTCTCACAAAAATCCGTATCTGACAAACCCCTGAGGAGGGCAGCAAAGGGGAACTGTGGATTATAATGTGTTAACGGTGCAAACACGTGTTTGAGACGTAGTATGATATCTTACAGCCTCCACAGCTTCCTCTTTAGCCACCTCTTTCTTCTCCATCGCCTGCTCTGCATTCCTCCTGCATCCACACCATTTTTTTACCGGCTCCACTCAGTCGTGGTACTATCAAACATTGTACCAGAAGCTTCCTTCACACTTGAATGGAAGACGAGAGCTGCAGGAAGCAGAAAGAGCAAACCCATAACTAAGCTCAACCTGGGGATTGGTTCTTGCCGTCtgcttgtcgtctgctactgaCAGACTTCACTCAATGATGCTTGTTGCTGTTATCCTCGTCTGCACGTCTGCTGTTCGCGCACGTGGTGTAGATGAACATCCTCACTCCCACAACAATGAGCATCGTCAGATGGACCAACTGCTGCCCACGCCAAAGCTCAGTTTATCAAAGTCCCTGATTTTCTCGTTAGTCCCTGGAGAGTTCCACTCCATTTACCGGAAGGACTAACCTCTTCAAGTCGTAAATATTTCGTTAATTTGAGATTATTCTAGCAGTGATAAATATACTGTATTGCCAGTtcgattttgtttattttaatctccGATGATTATGGTAATAatccgaatttttttttttttaaagagtggtTCACATGTCGAGTCatcttagtgtgtgtgtgtgaagatgaAGACAGTGTATGCGAAGATAGGATGCAGAACGTTATCttgtgaatgtttttacaaTTAAGGACGGGAAACACGTGTTTTACCTTTAAATTTATCATCCtcataatttatttatgaaatgttgTTTATGCTTCTCAGTCCTCCTTCCAAAACCAGAATGAGAgtagaaataaatttacaacattcaaaaaaataatctgcGCCTCGCAACACGCGTGTCGGGCAAGCCAGACTTCCTTCTTTAATCATTCGCATCCACCCGCTCAGCGCTGGCAGCACCCTGAAACTCATCATCACTTTCGCCTCTTTGGTCTCTCCCCCCATCGCTGTGCCCGCTTCATGTGCCGATAGGAAACCAGAGACCCCATGGCGGGACTCCATTGCAAGAAATGTGTCTGCCAAATGGAGCAAATGATGAAGTTCTGACGACTTTTGCAGTTTGGCAAGGTCTAAAAGCGGGGGAGCAAAAACACAAGTTTCGCCCTGCTTTATGCCTGTTTAGTCGGGTATTAAACTAACCGTCCCTACAGACAGTTTTTAATTCCccagttcctttttttctaagtttgtttctttcctgTGCATAGCTTTCTTCCTCATTTGCTTCTCGAACTATTATCTGTTTGagagtttgtttatgttttagcTCAGGC comes from the Pomacea canaliculata isolate SZHN2017 linkage group LG12, ASM307304v1, whole genome shotgun sequence genome and includes:
- the LOC112553287 gene encoding LOW QUALITY PROTEIN: neuropilin and tolloid-like protein 2 (The sequence of the model RefSeq protein was modified relative to this genomic sequence to represent the inferred CDS: inserted 2 bases in 1 codon), translated to MSDAPATLRIRPPPMIADPVSPECYNFTYGNWRKQEFYSPNYPGPYLNNTDCVLYLEAPSGFRIQLDFRDQFTSXEKSENCKYDFLEVRDGPFAYSPLLGRFCGHKFPPLIESTNRFLWMRFKTDDLLTYEGFKAIYSYHKDHTQNDGTALAKVGSTVCRIPIKLGSSYLDGELTSQEVPFGDVSDPSYPKHRPVDCTWEIYTDQGNSINIRALAMRRATTAPCDNSYVEVYKGTTLERDRATSLCEDKIGSPMSITSDRNRVFVRVYGNSLQEKPDLKMVYSLVKTGSCTSGYTSCGDFCLPNSLRCNGLQNCPDGRDEVNCPRGSPKTHSGSKARPAIDYDMFTRHTTSQGLTHCCQQPGR